Proteins found in one Halobellus limi genomic segment:
- a CDS encoding acyl-CoA synthetase — translation MQSTYEWLEPYNELHQTDWDSYSHLQESFDWEIPEVFNAAHYLCDRWGDDDERIAVLYEDHTSGREGELTYLELKQITNQLANYLEDQGVKPGDRIAINTPQKIETLISHLAIWKIGAISVPLSVLYGPEALDYRLSDSSASVCIVDESNIDNHRDIVRENHTIEQTLVVGDADLNSTESNFWSAIDGYSDEYELVKTDVMDTMTILYSSGTTGPPKGIVQPHRCVIGHLPSVITSYYDCTINSDDVIWTPSEWAWGASISAMFAALFFGQSIVAYENGKGFDANEAFSVIEQYDVTISYFVPSALRMMMQIESPREQYDISSVRVIPSGGESLGASVRTWADSIFDARIYELYGLSETFNFIIGDVPLIEPTPGWMGFSLPGHEIALLDPDTHEVLEGEAEGEIALADDDPTLFTEYLNKPEKTDNAFSNGWFLTGDIGRRNAEGRYQFLGRKDDLIISAGYRIGPEEIEDTLLKYDVVADAGVIGVPDEERGEIPKAFVVLKECADPGTSLKSDIKSYVKETLAAYEYPREIEFIDKLPRTTSDKVRRRTLSEWEEDNDRS, via the coding sequence ATGCAGTCAACCTACGAGTGGCTGGAGCCTTACAATGAGTTACATCAAACAGACTGGGACTCCTATTCCCACCTGCAGGAATCCTTTGATTGGGAAATCCCAGAAGTCTTCAACGCCGCCCATTACCTATGTGATCGGTGGGGAGACGATGATGAGCGGATCGCAGTCTTGTATGAAGATCATACATCGGGAAGAGAAGGAGAACTAACGTATCTAGAGCTCAAACAGATCACGAACCAGCTCGCTAATTACCTTGAAGACCAGGGCGTAAAGCCTGGCGATCGAATAGCAATAAACACACCCCAGAAAATAGAGACGCTTATTTCTCACCTTGCGATCTGGAAAATAGGAGCTATTTCAGTACCACTAAGTGTACTCTATGGTCCAGAAGCGCTAGACTACAGATTGTCCGATAGTTCCGCGTCAGTATGTATCGTCGACGAGTCCAATATCGACAATCATCGAGACATTGTTCGAGAAAATCATACCATTGAACAGACACTGGTCGTTGGGGATGCCGATCTAAACAGTACTGAATCGAATTTCTGGAGTGCCATCGATGGGTACTCGGACGAATACGAACTGGTCAAAACTGATGTTATGGATACGATGACGATATTGTATAGCAGTGGGACGACAGGTCCCCCGAAAGGAATCGTCCAACCACATCGTTGTGTCATCGGCCATCTTCCTTCCGTTATTACGTCATATTACGACTGCACGATCAACTCGGATGACGTTATCTGGACGCCCTCGGAATGGGCTTGGGGGGCATCTATCTCTGCGATGTTCGCCGCGCTGTTTTTTGGGCAGTCGATTGTTGCTTATGAAAACGGAAAAGGGTTCGACGCTAACGAGGCATTTTCCGTCATTGAGCAGTACGATGTCACGATATCCTATTTCGTCCCAAGCGCCTTGCGAATGATGATGCAAATTGAATCACCTCGGGAACAATACGACATAAGTTCAGTCAGAGTGATCCCAAGCGGTGGCGAATCGCTTGGTGCGTCCGTGCGGACCTGGGCCGATAGCATATTCGATGCTCGAATTTATGAACTGTATGGCCTCTCGGAAACATTCAATTTCATAATTGGCGATGTTCCGTTAATAGAACCAACACCAGGCTGGATGGGGTTTTCACTTCCCGGTCACGAGATTGCGCTGCTTGATCCAGATACACACGAAGTTCTAGAGGGCGAGGCAGAAGGCGAAATTGCCCTTGCTGATGACGATCCAACGCTATTCACAGAGTACCTAAATAAACCAGAAAAGACTGATAACGCGTTCAGTAACGGTTGGTTCCTAACTGGCGACATCGGACGGCGAAACGCGGAGGGTCGATATCAGTTCCTCGGACGAAAGGACGACCTGATCATTAGTGCCGGCTATCGTATCGGTCCTGAAGAAATTGAAGATACCCTCCTCAAATATGATGTAGTAGCTGATGCAGGGGTTATCGGCGTTCCTGACGAAGAACGTGGAGAAATACCGAAAGCGTTTGTAGTCTTAAAAGAATGTGCCGATCCTGGCACTAGCCTCAAATCAGACATCAAATCATATGTCAAGGAAACACTTGCTGCATACGAATATCCTCGCGAAATTGAGTTCATAGATAAGCTGCCCCGGACCACATCAGACAAGGTTCGTAGAAGGACGCTAAGTGAGTGGGAGGAGGACAATGACCGGTCGTGA
- a CDS encoding aminomethyltransferase family protein, producing the protein MTANFIEVDESDIDPEEVLREGEEPLWGGKEVTWGQELTREYTNWIEEQRSWRETVALGDMTYMLNLHVKGSDAIKLFDDTSINNFDGFDVGECKHAVQCNHNGKIISEGVVEYIDEEHLAIQGFPAPYLIHCADVGDYDVSTEVVKDHVYEVIGPNAPDVMASIATEDVLDIPFMNLSHIEIADHDVIAIRHSLAGVPGFELLIPGDAADEVRASIVDAGKEYGLREVGTRTWYTTRIESGLPQGNLDYIPALYTDSVPSAFSTDGSFQSDDITDWYRSPVEFGWGHYADLDGDYPGRDALEREIENPVRKLVTLEWDREDVADIYGSFFRQGDTYKFQEFPTKQRVGVRADEVRKDGKLIGVSTTPGYMYPFQQMLSLTTIDVEYSDPGTEVTVLWGEGDNPSNPMIERHTQKEVSATVAPAPYEDKDRRAEFTDGSV; encoded by the coding sequence ATGACAGCCAATTTCATTGAGGTAGACGAGTCCGATATCGATCCGGAAGAAGTCCTTCGGGAAGGTGAAGAACCGCTATGGGGTGGCAAAGAGGTTACGTGGGGGCAAGAACTTACCCGCGAGTACACGAACTGGATTGAAGAGCAACGGTCCTGGCGTGAAACAGTTGCGCTAGGTGATATGACATATATGCTCAATCTCCACGTAAAAGGTTCTGACGCAATTAAATTGTTTGATGATACTTCCATTAACAATTTCGATGGGTTCGATGTCGGAGAGTGCAAACACGCTGTCCAGTGCAATCATAATGGGAAGATCATTTCTGAGGGAGTTGTCGAATATATTGATGAAGAGCATCTTGCCATCCAAGGATTTCCAGCTCCGTATCTCATTCACTGTGCTGATGTAGGCGACTACGATGTCTCCACTGAGGTGGTCAAAGATCACGTCTACGAGGTTATCGGCCCTAACGCCCCTGACGTGATGGCATCTATTGCTACCGAAGATGTTCTAGATATCCCATTTATGAATCTGTCACATATTGAGATTGCTGATCACGATGTCATCGCAATCCGGCATAGCCTCGCAGGTGTCCCCGGATTTGAGCTATTAATTCCCGGTGACGCTGCAGATGAAGTTCGAGCTTCCATCGTTGATGCAGGCAAAGAATACGGTCTCCGAGAAGTCGGAACTCGGACTTGGTATACCACCCGTATCGAATCTGGCCTTCCACAAGGAAATCTCGATTACATCCCAGCGTTGTATACTGATTCAGTTCCTTCGGCATTCTCTACCGACGGCAGTTTCCAGAGCGATGATATTACGGACTGGTATCGCAGTCCCGTTGAGTTCGGATGGGGACACTACGCCGATCTTGACGGAGACTATCCCGGCCGAGATGCTCTCGAAAGAGAAATTGAAAATCCTGTCCGTAAGTTAGTGACTCTAGAGTGGGATCGGGAGGATGTCGCTGATATCTACGGGTCATTCTTCCGACAGGGCGATACCTACAAATTCCAAGAATTCCCGACCAAACAGCGTGTTGGCGTCCGCGCAGATGAAGTTCGCAAGGACGGCAAATTAATTGGCGTCTCAACGACTCCAGGATATATGTATCCTTTCCAGCAGATGCTATCACTGACGACTATCGATGTTGAATATAGCGATCCAGGTACTGAAGTCACAGTTCTCTGGGGGGAAGGAGATAATCCAAGCAACCCGATGATCGAGCGCCACACCCAAAAAGAGGTCTCAGCTACCGTTGCACCTGCTCCCTATGAAGATAAAGATCGACGTGCCGAGTTCACAGACGGTAGTGTTTAG
- a CDS encoding archaea-specific SMC-related protein, translating into MATPEQLTDGAHFDVENIGGIDHTEVDIPPGVTVLTGKNATNRTSFLHSIMAAMGSERVSLKGDAEDGRVKLTLDGATYERTLTRAGDGVSFEGDAYLEDPEVADLFAFLLETNDARQAAARGEQLRDVIMRPVDVDAIRSEIRRLEEEKDGINDELARIESKKRELPELEQRRTQLREKIENKREELADLEDDIDDSSRDVEEGRKEQAELEEKLQELRSTRSELESVRRKIERQEESISSLKREQNELEDDLEELPETPMGDHRDLESEIERLRGERQDLNSEINELRSLIQYNEERLEAEDYDLLEDGGAAAESGESSVTDQLVASDSETVVCWTCGSSVEREQIESTIERLKSLRTEKVEDLNDVKSRLEDRKEQQREATKKQRKRSEIKQKFEDIESELDRRDEQIDALKANRESLTDEVEDLESEVDSLESADFEEILSLHKEANQLEFEIDSLESDLDEVTEEIESIEDDVERAEDLREKRAELVDELTDQRTKIDQIEAEAVDSFNEHMESILDLLGYENIERIWIERIEDAGASEGQTRFELHIVRTTENGAAYEDTIAHLSESEREVTGLIFALAGYLVHDLHETVPFMLLDSLEAIDSDRIARLVEYFADYADYLVVALLPEDAQALDDDFTRVTSI; encoded by the coding sequence ATGGCAACTCCCGAACAACTGACTGACGGCGCTCATTTCGATGTCGAGAACATTGGCGGCATCGATCACACCGAAGTGGATATTCCGCCCGGCGTGACCGTCCTCACGGGAAAAAACGCGACAAACCGAACCTCCTTCCTCCATTCCATTATGGCCGCGATGGGAAGCGAGCGTGTCTCCCTGAAAGGCGACGCCGAGGACGGCCGCGTCAAGTTGACCCTCGATGGCGCCACCTACGAGCGCACGCTCACCCGCGCCGGTGACGGCGTCTCCTTCGAGGGCGACGCCTACCTCGAGGACCCCGAGGTGGCCGACCTCTTCGCGTTCCTGCTGGAAACCAACGACGCTAGACAGGCCGCCGCCCGCGGCGAACAACTCCGCGACGTCATTATGCGCCCCGTCGACGTCGACGCCATTCGCTCCGAAATCCGCCGTCTCGAGGAAGAGAAAGACGGTATCAACGACGAACTCGCCCGCATCGAATCGAAGAAACGGGAACTCCCGGAACTCGAACAGCGCCGGACGCAACTCCGGGAGAAGATCGAGAACAAGCGCGAGGAACTCGCCGACCTCGAAGACGACATTGACGACAGCAGCCGCGATGTCGAAGAAGGCCGCAAGGAACAGGCCGAACTTGAAGAGAAACTCCAGGAACTCCGCTCGACCCGCTCGGAGCTGGAATCCGTCCGCCGGAAGATCGAGCGCCAAGAAGAGAGTATCTCCTCCCTGAAACGCGAGCAGAACGAACTCGAAGACGACCTTGAGGAGTTGCCCGAGACGCCGATGGGCGACCACCGCGACCTCGAATCGGAGATCGAGCGTCTCCGCGGCGAACGACAGGACCTGAACTCCGAAATCAACGAACTTCGCAGCCTCATCCAGTACAACGAGGAACGGCTGGAAGCCGAGGACTACGACCTTCTAGAGGACGGCGGTGCGGCCGCCGAGAGCGGTGAAAGCTCGGTGACCGACCAACTCGTCGCCTCCGACTCCGAAACGGTGGTGTGTTGGACCTGTGGTTCGTCGGTCGAGCGCGAACAGATCGAGTCGACGATCGAGCGACTGAAATCCCTCCGCACGGAGAAAGTCGAGGACCTGAACGACGTCAAGAGCCGCCTCGAAGACCGGAAGGAACAACAGCGCGAAGCGACGAAGAAACAGCGCAAGCGCTCGGAAATCAAGCAGAAATTCGAGGACATCGAATCGGAACTGGACCGCCGCGACGAGCAGATCGACGCGCTGAAAGCGAATCGGGAATCGCTGACCGACGAGGTCGAAGACCTCGAATCCGAGGTTGATAGCCTCGAATCAGCGGACTTCGAGGAGATCCTCTCGCTGCACAAGGAGGCGAACCAACTGGAGTTCGAGATCGACAGTCTCGAATCCGATCTCGACGAGGTGACAGAGGAGATCGAGTCGATCGAAGACGACGTCGAACGCGCCGAAGACCTCCGGGAGAAGCGCGCGGAACTGGTGGACGAACTCACCGACCAGCGGACGAAGATCGATCAGATCGAAGCGGAAGCCGTCGACTCCTTCAACGAGCATATGGAGTCGATTCTGGACCTCCTGGGCTATGAGAACATCGAACGGATCTGGATCGAGCGGATCGAAGACGCTGGCGCGAGCGAGGGGCAGACGCGCTTCGAGCTCCATATCGTGCGGACGACCGAAAACGGTGCGGCCTACGAGGACACGATCGCCCACCTTTCGGAAAGCGAACGTGAGGTAACGGGACTGATCTTCGCGCTGGCGGGCTATCTCGTCCACGACCTCCACGAGACGGTGCCGTTTATGCTGTTGGACTCGCTAGAAGCGATCGATTCCGATCGGATCGCCAGACTCGTCGAGTACTTCGCCGATTACGCGGACTACCTCGTTGTGGCACTGCTGCCCGAGGACGCCCAAGCGCTCGACGACGACTTCACTCGCGTGACGTCGATTTAA
- a CDS encoding ATP-binding cassette domain-containing protein, producing MANLHQRSGGERQAIAIARALVSDPDIVVMDEPTSALSTDSAERVQDLIKSLQDEGLSVIVISHNMDEIFSLTDRITVLDNGSLVGSVDTDDVNRNDIVHMMVNGELPEGIEEADAI from the coding sequence CTGGCAAACCTTCACCAGCGGTCGGGCGGGGAGCGGCAGGCTATCGCCATCGCGCGAGCGCTCGTGTCCGACCCGGACATCGTCGTGATGGACGAACCGACGTCGGCGTTGTCGACCGATTCGGCCGAGCGAGTTCAAGATCTCATCAAGTCACTGCAGGACGAGGGACTGTCTGTCATCGTCATAAGCCACAATATGGACGAGATATTCAGTCTCACCGATCGGATCACTGTACTCGACAACGGGTCGCTCGTCGGATCCGTCGACACGGATGACGTCAACCGCAACGACATCGTTCATATGATGGTCAACGGTGAACTCCCCGAAGGCATCGAAGAGGCTGACGCCATCTGA
- a CDS encoding DUF4432 family protein gives MSFPNASNTEEYGGLDTVVIENESLRVVVSPEKGADVLEIRDKKSDVNVLFEAPHNWQPVDGSYRPSRDTGTAWMDYYPGGWQDCLPFGGNDPAAAGAEYGIHRESSLLPWDYDVLEESDDAVAVRFSTELVRYPFAVDRTLRLDRGSSTLSVTESVENLGTVELPYAWLQHVAYGRPLLADGTRIDLDGVTVTVDEAPQGESPLAEGESFEWPTNEDGHDMSRIENVDAGIHDLAYLHDLESGWYAVTNPDLDLGVAVSFDETLFESVWSWRALGGFESSPFFGRERVVGLELSTGWPATNPVEAQGEDGTETLNHLEAGETIETELAVTTYRGRGCVESYEQVAGE, from the coding sequence ATGTCGTTTCCGAACGCATCGAACACCGAGGAGTACGGTGGCCTCGACACCGTCGTCATAGAAAACGAGTCGCTCCGCGTCGTCGTCTCGCCCGAGAAAGGGGCAGACGTACTCGAGATACGAGACAAGAAATCTGACGTGAACGTCCTGTTCGAGGCACCGCACAACTGGCAGCCCGTCGACGGGAGTTACCGACCGTCTCGCGACACCGGGACTGCCTGGATGGACTACTATCCCGGTGGCTGGCAGGACTGCCTTCCGTTTGGAGGGAACGACCCCGCCGCGGCGGGCGCTGAATATGGGATTCATAGGGAGTCGTCACTCCTTCCGTGGGACTACGACGTCTTGGAGGAATCCGACGACGCTGTCGCCGTTCGGTTCTCGACGGAACTCGTCCGGTATCCGTTCGCCGTCGATCGTACACTCCGCCTCGACCGTGGCAGTTCGACCCTGTCCGTGACGGAGTCCGTCGAGAATCTCGGGACAGTCGAGTTACCGTACGCGTGGCTCCAGCACGTAGCGTACGGACGTCCACTCCTCGCCGATGGGACTCGAATCGACCTCGACGGCGTGACGGTGACCGTTGACGAGGCGCCACAAGGGGAGTCACCGCTCGCCGAGGGGGAGAGCTTCGAGTGGCCGACGAACGAGGATGGCCACGATATGAGCCGTATCGAGAACGTCGATGCCGGAATACACGATCTCGCCTATCTACACGACCTCGAGAGCGGATGGTACGCAGTCACCAATCCCGACCTCGACCTCGGGGTCGCTGTCTCCTTCGACGAGACGCTGTTCGAGTCAGTGTGGTCCTGGCGAGCTCTCGGTGGCTTCGAGTCGTCGCCGTTCTTCGGTCGCGAACGGGTTGTCGGCTTGGAACTGTCGACCGGATGGCCGGCGACGAACCCGGTGGAAGCGCAGGGCGAGGACGGAACGGAAACGCTGAACCACCTTGAGGCGGGCGAGACTATCGAAACAGAACTGGCTGTCACGACGTATCGTGGTCGTGGGTGCGTCGAGTCGTACGAACAGGTCGCCGGCGAGTGA
- a CDS encoding MaoC family dehydratase translates to MRAPAKDTNRYFHEISEGETWTETDARTITEADIINFCGVSGDFHRAVTSKPYAEEKFGGLIAHGHLVAAVAESIIADLNPKAFTYGHDHVRFPAPTMVDDTLTVSREVVNKEVRDEEFGRVDYRYEAENDDGETVCVFDHLTMVEREPRN, encoded by the coding sequence ATGCGAGCACCCGCGAAAGACACCAACCGTTACTTTCACGAGATATCCGAAGGGGAAACGTGGACAGAGACAGACGCCCGGACGATCACCGAAGCCGACATCATCAACTTCTGTGGTGTGTCGGGGGACTTTCACCGGGCGGTCACGAGCAAACCTTACGCCGAAGAGAAGTTCGGCGGGTTGATCGCTCATGGACATCTTGTCGCTGCAGTCGCAGAGTCAATTATCGCTGACCTCAACCCGAAGGCGTTTACATACGGTCACGACCACGTCAGGTTCCCGGCCCCGACGATGGTTGACGACACGCTGACCGTCAGCAGAGAAGTCGTTAACAAAGAAGTTCGCGATGAGGAGTTCGGCCGCGTCGACTACCGGTATGAGGCCGAAAACGACGACGGCGAGACGGTGTGCGTTTTCGATCACCTGACGATGGTCGAGCGGGAACCGCGGAACTGA
- a CDS encoding LUD domain-containing protein, whose amino-acid sequence MSIVSEFQHSLSEADADSVVTTPQSFESTLSQVVDTPAVGALLPFDSVSLARTEVATDPTPSQLEGAVTGVTGSRLGIATLGTVAVESRTAGDEYVSLYPEKHVVVIKATDLKPDLTAAFEWLEAEFEAQHRSFVFATGPSATADMGALVRGVHGPRDVCVIILSDDE is encoded by the coding sequence ATGAGTATCGTGAGCGAGTTTCAGCATTCGCTATCAGAAGCCGATGCTGACTCCGTCGTAACCACACCACAGTCTTTCGAGTCGACGCTTTCCCAAGTCGTAGATACCCCTGCTGTGGGAGCATTGCTCCCTTTCGACTCGGTTTCGTTAGCCCGAACGGAAGTCGCGACGGATCCCACGCCATCCCAGCTCGAGGGCGCGGTGACGGGCGTCACCGGCTCCCGGCTCGGTATCGCCACTCTTGGGACAGTTGCCGTCGAGTCACGGACTGCAGGTGACGAGTACGTTTCGCTGTATCCGGAGAAACACGTCGTCGTGATCAAGGCGACGGATCTCAAACCGGATCTCACTGCGGCCTTCGAGTGGCTCGAAGCGGAATTCGAAGCGCAGCACCGTTCGTTCGTCTTCGCTACCGGGCCGAGTGCGACGGCCGATATGGGGGCGCTCGTTCGGGGCGTCCACGGTCCGCGGGACGTCTGCGTTATTATCCTCAGTGACGATGAGTAA